The DNA window TCTCCGTGCTAACATGAGACTAATGTGAAAAGTAATTTTTGCCATTAATTCTTTCCCATACTTAGTTTTCATTGTTGTATCGCTATGATTAATCAAAAATAGAACACAACGGATCCACAATTCTATCTACCGGCTCGCTGTCTCTTATACGTGTTGAAGTACCCTTTTAGATTTAATTTGATCTAGATCATACAAGAACGCATGTTTGTTCAACTTTCTACAACACCACTCAACATGCAAATTGAGGAGGGGAACAAATAGCCAAGGGTAAAGAGAACTTTTCGCACTAGTCTTGTACTATTATTGAGCACTTTTCGCACTAATCTCATACTATAATAGAGCATCACATCATCACATCAGTATAAGGATGGATTTTGACCTAAAAATAGCAGGGACTAAATAGGACTTTTTGAAAGTTGAGGCCATGACGAACTTGACCCTCGGAGTAAAATTGAGGGACCAAGATATCTATTTTGCTTTTTTAAATAGTGAATTCACTTCCTATCTTACTGGGATCACGGTCCTTCAACCTGTAATAATATCGTAAAATGTGCAATAATGCTGATCTTATTTGTCTATCTATTCTGCTGAGACAAATTCCAAATTGAACACTTGAATATTCGGAAATGCTATGCAAGGTTTAAGCATTTTTTTCCTTCTAGCACCTAGATTTTTTTCTAATAGGGTATAAAACATAATGTATTAGAAAGAAAGCATAAACCAATGTGTTATAAATGATCGACAACGAGCTTCTCAAGAGCTGTTGGCTTGGAATTGAATTAGTTGGTTGTGTCTAGAGCTAAAGTTAGCTGGCTGAGCTAGCCAGCTAATTAGGTGCCTTCACCGAGCTAATTCTAGCTAATTAGCCATAAGCTCTAGCCGATCAAAACAGGACGAATTGGTTCCTTAATCCTATAAAGGATAGGTAACTTCTTTTGTAAGTGTAACAAGAGATGGAGATCGATGTAATGCAATACTAGATCGCCTGCAACGTGTGTTTATGTGCGAAACAAGGAAGGGGAGCGTGTGTGTGAGGTACACAAGTGAGAGTGTTCACAAGGAAAAGGAaggtgtgcgtgtgtgtgagagagTGTTCACAAGGAAAAGGAAGGTGTGCCGTTATTAGGGATTGACGGCCTGCTGCAGGAGTCCTGAGTCTTGATTACCTCTTTAGCTATACGTACCTTCCATCTCGCCGCGACGCTCGTGAAGGTCCTCTCCAAGCCCCTCCGTGGCCGCTCCAAGTTCGTCGTCGATCTCCACAGCCCGGCACGAGAGCTAGACCTACACGGCGGCCCCGGCCCTCCACCGCACGGAGCTGACCCAACCCTACAGGGCTTCTTCTACGTTGGCGGCAACATCGGCGACAAGCTGGAGGAGGACCTGCCTCACGAAAAATACAGCCGTTAATTTGCCAGCCTTGTTGGAATGAAACATCTGTCGCGCCCTTCCTTGAGCCCTCCACCTTCTTCCTGACCAATGCAAGGTACTGCCTGGGACCTCGCACATTATCTTCTCCTGGACTCTTTCACCGGGACGATCCTCTTCGGCCACATCCTTCATCTTTATGAATCCCCGACTTGTGAAGTAGTTTGCTAAGGGTCTGTATGGATCCCAGCTTCTAAAGCAAAGTGACTAAAAACAGTGACTAAATTTTAATCACCTCTATTTGGATCAAGTGACTAAATATTATTAATGCTGTCCACAAAGACAAAAGTACCCCCATCTCGTCTCGTCCCTCCCTCCACCCGTCCTCGATCTCGTCTCCTCCCCACCCAAACCCGCCAGTGCCTCCTCTGCCACTGCCGGCCCTCATCATGGGGCTGCTTATCCTCACCGTATGGTTCTGATTCGAGGCCGGGGCGCAGGCCAAGCCGGCCCCCACGCCGGTACGCCCGTCGCCGGTGAAGGTCGATGCCGACGTGGATGTGGACGACGGCCGGAGGCGTTTCACCATCTTCTTCGGCACGCAGACTGGCACCGCCGAGGGATTCGCCAAGGTCGATACCCGATCCGATCCGGCAGCTTGCCTGTGCTCGCCCCTTTGTCCTTCCATGGTGGATCCGACATGGAGAGAAGCGGGGGCGTTAGTGGCGGCGGCACCGGCGTAGGGAGGTCATGGGTAGAGCGAGAGAGACCGAGCGGGCGAGAGAATGGAATAATAAATAAGGGGTAGGTCCTGTcaactcttcctttccttttaGCTCCTTTTAGTCACTCTTTGGGGGCTAACTAAAATATTTTAGTCACTTTGTTTGGAACTTTAGTACCTAGTTTAGTCACTTTGCTTTAGGAGTTGGGATCCAAATAAGCCCTAATTTGTTCCGTCCTTGTGTGTAAGATGAGAAACAACTGCGAAAACTGACAATGAAGTGTAAGATTGTgtgtgcgcgcacgcgcgcaacACATGCGGAAACACCTATCTGATCTTGATCCAGCCGTCTCCACCCATTTCCACCAGCTGGTCCTCTTCTGGGAGAGACTGGGTCCATGCAATACAGGGCACACCCCATCAACTCGTCGGAGACAGAGCATGGAGTCACAACGAGAGTGACTGGAGCGAAGAAGAATGGCAAGGGCCATGAGAAGGATGACGCGTTGAAATCAACGATAGAGGATGGACTTTTTCTTTCTTCCACTACTGTCGGGTGACTGCCATAGCGCCATGCATCTAGATTGCAATTTAGTTTCCTTTGTTTAGCACTGGGATGGCCAGATGATATCGTATGACATTGACCGTCACGAAGTTCGCGCTCTCGACACGACTCTGAGATTACAATTTAGTCCGAATGGTGTGAGCGCGCGCGTGTGGCACACAACAAGTGAGACAGAGTGGAAGTGAGTGGTTCATTTCTAATTAACACGTTGCCCGGGACCCCCGACACATCTTCCTCCTGGACTCTGGCAACGGGCTCATCCTCTTTGGCTATGTTGGGTAATTTATAAATAGTTATAGGGGTATTTTTGTGTTATATTTTTTGTAATGTAATTGTAGTGGTgggtattttttttcttttatctaCTTTAACATTATAATTTCTATTAAGAACAATCATAGAAGGTTCTTTTAGGTTCTAGTTACTAAAATAATAGATATTTAGGTGCATCGGTTCCATAAAAAGACATAATTAGGTATATCTTTACTAGACTTGAGTTAATTCATGTAAAGCGAGAACAAAATGTTGTTGCCGACAAGCTGTTGCAGCTGGCAAAGCAGCTAAATCTTAGCGCAGGATTGCATGATCGCTTAATTTCATGTGTGTCATATTGTAACTTTTCTATATATAATAAAGGTAAATCTTTATTAGCCTAATTCATAAAAAAGATGTCCATCCGTGTCATTTGTTGTCACACACTTTTCCTGCATAACTAATAACCCATTTTCACACACActtccaaaaaaaaaatgttGCTTCCACATTGTTCGCCATTTATGCTTAACAAATGTAGTCTACACATTGTTTACCAACAAATGTAGCTTCCACACTAATTTAAATTTTTATCTAAATGATGGTTGAAGCTATCCTTTGGGAGAAAAAGACATTCTGTTTATTCGGCAATTCGCTTGCAGCAGAGAGTAATTGGTGGTTGAAGATTTTTTTACATTTCTTTCTGCACTGTAATGCTTTTTTAATTTTTAGTAACTGATGAGTTTCCGACCTGGCTCTTACCTGACTTGGTGATTTCTACACGTTTTTTTTGGATAAAGCTAGCCGTTAGGTTGGGGCTGCAGGAGCGCCGGGCTGAAACTCTCATAGTTATAAATGGTCCAGACCCTCTCTCCTTCCCACAACCCTTGCTCACCCGCCGCTAGGCAAGTCACCCATGGCactagggcggcggcggcggcgtgcatgCACACGCGAGCAAGCGAGTAACTACGCTCCGGCCGCCCCACTGCATCTCCATCCTATGGGAGACTGGATCCTGTGATGAAGACGGCCTAGGTCTACTCGTCGGAGACCAGGATGTGGAGCGGTGAGGGTGACTCGAGCCAAGAAGAAAGGCTAGGGCTACTAGAAGGATGGCGGTTTCACAATGCCCATGACAGGGCCACATCCCCAAGTCCCTGAGCACCAAGGCGAATGGCATTGTACCTGATCTCCGGGAGCAATTGAATGCTCCAGGTGGATGCGCAAGGCAAGATGCAGCGCATCGCCGGGGGTTCGGCATTAGGAGGGGCTTTACTTCATCAACATGCACTACTGGAAAACACGCTGTCAGCATCAGTTGAAAAGGATCGTTAGTACCGGTTAGGCATGATGGTTAAAAATATGCTATCAGCACCGGTTGAAAAGGACTGTTAGTACCGGTTGAAAATGTTGCTTCCACATTGTTCGCCATTTATGCTTAACAAATGTAGTTTACACATTGTTTACCAACAAATGTAGCTTCCACactaatttagaattttatctGAATGATGGTCGAAGCTATCCGTTGGGAGAAAAAGATATCATTTATTCAACTTATTCAACAATTCGCTGGCGGTAGAGTAATCGGTAGAGTAGAAACACTCGAGTGTTTTTTAGTAACTGATGAATTTCCGACCTGGCTCTTACCTGACTCTCTGATTTCTACGCGTTATTTTGGATAGAGCTAGCCGTTAGGTTAGGGCTGAGGAACGCCGGGCGTTTCATCGTTATAAATGCTCCAGATCCTCTCTCTCCTTCCCACAACCCTTTCTCACCGCCGCCAGGCAAGTGCAAGTCACCCACGGCaccagggcggcggcggcggcgcgcaggcatACGGCGAGCAAGCGATCGATCCCCGTCGTCATCTCGGCCGGCAGGTACGCTCCGGCCGCCCCACTGCATTTCAATCCTACCTCTCTTGCTCGCGCGCGACGGCGCGAGAACATTCGCGAGGGCTGGGCTGCTCATCCTTTGATCTCACctctccggccggccggctccTTCCCATCCAACAGCGAGCGGAAATGGAAGAGGTCCGCCGGCTCCCCAGCGACGCGCTCGTAGAGGCCGTCCCCGCCAGGGAGCCCCTCCGCGGCCGCTCCAGGTTCGCCGTCTCCACGGCCCGGCGCGAGATCCACGTCGACGCCCTCCACCGCACAGAGCTGCCCCCGACCCTTCTGGGATCTTCTTCTGCGGCCGCGGCGACGACGTCGAGTATGCCGACGACGGCAACCACGACGGGGAGGAGACCGAGGAGCGGAGGAGGACGACGCGCTCCTGCCCTACCTCCTGCCCCAGAAGAAATACGGGCGCTTCGCCAAGCTGTCGTCGTCGAGCTCTGCCGCGCCGTTCGTGGACCCCGCCCCTCCTCTGGGAGAATCCGGCGATGACGACGGCCCAGGCCTACTCGTCGGAGGCCAGGGCGTGGAGCAGCGAGGATGACTGGAGCCTACATGAGAGGCTAGGGCCACTGGAACGATGGCGATTCCGCAATGCCCGTAACAGAGACCTCATCCCCGGCGAGTCCCTGGGCGCTAAGGTGAACGGCATGCTGTACCTGATCTCCGGGAGCGATCGGATCCTCCAGGTGGACGCCAAGGGGAAAACGCGGCGCATCATCCGGGCGCCAAAGGTTCGGCACACCAGTACATAAACGATCTTTTGTCTTTATCATTTGTCCTGGCCGTTTTTATCCGGAAATGATGAAAGTATTAGTTCCAGATCCAACGGCTAAGAATCCGGTGATTTTAAATCCTGGTTGAAGCATCCAACCGAGACTATTTTTAGTCCCAGAGTTATTTCTCAGGGTCATTGGTGCTCACAAATTAGCACACTAGAAGTGCTGCTGCTTAGGGAGTACTTGTCAGTATCTTCAGTAAGAATTGTAATTTATCTTCCAAGTATATGGAGCAGCTAGCTGCTAGTAACATGAGCTAGTAAGAGTTagatttatttatttgcttaatACAAAGCCAGTTTAGACATTCATGTAAGGCCGGTAGCACTTCACATGTGAGAGCTATCCCAAAGAGTGTATTTCCCCATTCATGTTGCTGAACTTGTGATCAATGTTTTACTTTCCAGTCAAATATATGTTCCAAATGTTGTTTTTCTTTCCAGTCAAAATATATGGCTAATGATGTTTTGCTTAACTTCTGCGCGTGCTTCTAGAATTGCAATCCTCTTTGTATATCGTAACAGTTTTTTCTTAGCTTCATCATCAATAGTTCCTATTGCCACCATAAATACTGAAAATTCTGCAACATCAAACTAAAAGGTTGCCTACTACATTATGTGTCTAGTTTTTAGAGAAGTTTCGAAAATTAAGTTTATGAAATACCTAAAAACACTTAAAGAGGAGAGCTTGCTGGTTCTTAGTAGCTTTGTCAAATACATTCGtattatttttaaatttttttcatTGTAGCACTTAATTTGTTACGGCAATCATTGGTTGAGTTAGTACTTTATTATTTGCAACTTCTTATTTCTTTCTGTGCAACTTACATCAGCAAAGTATGTATGCTGTAGTGATATCAATGTTTGTGAACTTAGAAGGACTTTGATCCAACACTCGAGAAATAATAAAGATCGAATTCGTGATTTAGACTCCAAATGACGCATCTCCTACAGGTAAAGTTGGCATTTTCTAAATGTAATACCGATCCAAGCTGCAGCCTCCAAGCAAAATGTTGAAGTTCGCATATCTATTGATTATGTCGCTTAGCATTATTATTTCATATATTTTATGTGGCAGGGTATTTCACGGTGTAACTTAGATGCAATAATAGATTTATTTGAAAGTGTCATGAGTCTACACGTAGCCATATGACATGGATATTGTAAGGAAGTGAGTGTTATCATTGGTCTATGCATATTATTGTTCCTCGTTTCTATCAGTGGAGCTCACAAGTATGTTCCTCGTTTCTATCACATGAACAACAATACCTGCTGATTATATTACATATGAAATGTCTAGTTTGTGAACAAATCTTCTTGATGCTGTATGCTTCTGAACAATGACTGAAACCATATGCACTAGGAGAGACTGCAGCCAGAGCAGAGATTGATTGATTGGACCTACTTTAGCAGAGCTGCAGATGATGCTTGTAATAATTTAACAGTGTAAAGCTCTAGAGTGTGATACAGATTGCAACAATGCTTAAGCTTACTGCTCCGATCGAGATTCTGACACAAGCCTATACGATCCTATTGCTTCAGGTCTTCAAGCTTCAAAACCTGCCCAGAAATCATCAGTTTTTCATCTACATTAAGATCGATCTGCGTGGGGCTTCAGTAGAGGGGCGCATCATCTAGTTCTTCAAGCATTTTTTCAAGGGGCAGTGATCCAGCTGGGTTTGCTTGAAAGAATTGTATATATATCAGCTGTCAATACCAAGCAAAAAAAAAGACAATTTCTCGCTTTGTTTGCGATTGAAAAGGTCCGCCCTAGAATAATTTAATGGTGGACCAACTTGATGCTGAAAGAAGAAAAGTTATTTCTCTATTAGTCTATTTCTATAAGACCCAAAGACCAATTGTATATTTTATTTAGCTATAGCCAACAATTGTCTTTTGGTATAGCAATTAATAGTTGAGATTGTGCTTTCACGATAACTTGTGGCCTACTATTTGAATGGGACTCAGTCCAAATCTCTATTGCAGAAATTTCTAAACAAAAAGCCCAAAAACTTGTCAAGTACTACTAAGTAGCCGCTGGAAGATGAGAGCACGGACATCACTAAGAATGAAAATTATATATGGATATAATCCATATTATCCAATTTCACATCCCACAAAACAACCTTTGTATATATCTGAAATTCGATTTTCAAATGTGGATATGAATATAGATGTGCGTAAGTCTCCATGGATATGAATAATACCCACATCCAAAATAAAAAGGCATCAAGCAAATAGGAATAGAATATAAAAAAGTTACAGTTTTAACCATCTAACCCAATATTTGGCTTAATTTTTTATATTTTCTATTTAGTAACATGATTCCAATAAATTATGTAGAAAACAATTAAAAGACTAATTATTTTTTATTCATATAACTCAATATAtgattttaaaatatttttatttgtaaTAGTATAAAAATAATGTGAACTCGATCAATATTAGTTATCATAATGTGAAGGAGCAGCAAGCAACCGGGAAGAGAAGAGGAACTAGAAGACCAATAAAGAAAACATGGTCTTCAAATATGAGAATGTCTGTGTAGGGGGAAAATTCCTAGGCGGGCGGATGTACTTTTTTAAACAATTCCCTTGCAGTTGCAGCAGCAGAATTTGGGCTAACTGCTGATAGATTTTTTTCCCTTTTGCTCGTTGAATTCCTTCCTGCACTGCAATGTTTCATTAAACTGTAAACTGGGGGTACAGTTAGGATGCAAATTATATATATTCTAGATAATTGGATCGATccaaaaaaaataataaaatgaACATTCTGCGTAAATAATTTGGGAGGAGAAATGAACGAATGAGCTGATCCAAAAAATATTATTAGGTACCCACTTGCATATTTAGATACAGTGTTTAGATAAGCTGCTCAAAAAAAAACGTTTCGATAAAGTGCTGGCCTCGCCTGTAAATCACAAATAATTGCTGGTGATAAATGAAACGGTGCCCTATCTTGAAGGTTTAATTTGCTAGCCGTTGCGACCGGTTTGCTGGCTGGATGGACTAGTATAAATTGACTTCCACCAACCACGCTCTCCTCGCCCAAATCCCTTGACCGCTCACGGGTAACACCAGACGCCGCCGGCCAGCACCAGGCCAGCGCGCACCGACCCTCACGGCGAGCGGCCGATCTCCACCGCCGTCTCCGGTAGGTACGCTCCGACCCGTCGTATAACCTACGACTCCCGCCGCCGCAGTTCTCAATGGTCCTTCGCTCTTCCGTTCTAGCAGCGAGCAGATCGAGCTAGCATCGACATggaggcccgccgccgccagctccgCGGCGACGACGCCGAGGTcgtcctcgccgcgccgcccctccgccgccgcgcctggtTCGCCGTCTCCACCGCGCGGCGCGAGATCCACGGCGACCCGCTCCACCGCACGGCGCTGCCCCCGACGCTCCAGGGCTTCTTCCACGGCCGTGGAGTAGCTTACGGTGACGACGTGCCGCGCCAGGAGTTCGGCCAGTTCTCCAGCCTGCTCCGGACGCCCGCCGCGCCTGCCATCGACccttccttctccttcctcaCCAAGGTACTGCCATGGACGGACCACATCTTCCTCCTGGATTCGCGCAACGGGCTCCTCCTCTTCGGCCACCTCGCCCCGGACGCTGACGACACGCCGCCGGAGCTGGGCTACATCGTGTGCAACCCGGCGACGGAGCAGTGGGTTGCCGTGCCCGGCTGCGGCTGCGTCGACGACGACCTAAGCTTCATCATGCTGACAACGCACGTCTCTCTCCTCTTCGACCCGGCCCGTTCCTCCCATTTTCACTTGGTCCTTTTCTGGGACGATCTTGACATTGATGGCACGACACTGACGACAGTCCACACATACTCGTCGAGAGCCGGGGTTTGGAGCCACAGCGAGGGCGATGATTGGAGTGAGGAAGAAAGGCAAGGGCCATTGGAAGGGTGGAGGCGTCGCGACATGCTCACTGACAGCTCCAGCCTCTGTGGGTCCTCGAGGGCCCTGGTCGATGGCATGCTGTACTTGATCCTGGGGAGGAACCGGATACTCCGGGTGGATGCGCAAGGGAAGACAAGGCGCATCGTCACGTCGCCTTCGGTTCATGCGGATTCAGAAACCCATGTGCTCTTCGTTGGTCAATCCCAGGGGCTTCTGCATTGCATTGTGGAAGAAGGTGTCCCATCTCTGCTGGCCAGTGATGATCCTCGCAAGAGATGGAGCTATGGACTCTCGGTGTGGGTTCTTCAGGGCCCGGACACGCAACAGTGGACCTTCAAGCACAGAATGAGCAATCTGCAGCTCTTCGGGAACAGGAGTTATCGAAACATGCTCGACTACCATGTGGTCACCATGCATCCAGATTGCAACCTGATCTTCTTCGTGCAGCACCGGGATGCGCAAATAGTATCGTATGATATTGACCGGCAGGAAGTGCGAGCTCTCCAATCCTTGCGGCATGACTTTGGGCCAATTACTCTATTTAATCGTATTACTCTTACTCCTTATGTTCCGTATTTGTCGGAGCTGTTTCTCGGAATCATTGGTGCTCACAAACAGGCAGTGGAAGTGCTTCTTTAGGAATCAGGATCGAGTTTGTATCTTCCAAATGCTGCTTTGCATACTATTATTTTCTATTTGTAGTCTCTAATTAATGTTTTCTTCATCTCAACAAAACATGAAATGTATGAGGCTCCCATATCTCTCCACCATTGTACTTTGTTTTACTATATGGTAGTAATGAGAACTCTTTCGCATCTACGGTTTGCTCTATCGCTTGCTACTTCTATCTTCTGTTTATTTTGTCTGACAGCGTGTTTCATAGGGTAACTAGACAGCTTAGATCTGAAATTGTCATCATTCTATATCTAGCCATATGACATATGCATAAATGTTAAGGGAAGTGACTGTTATTGTTTATGCATATTGTTCCTTATTTTCCTATTCTTGGAGTCAGTGGCACTCAAAAATATGCACTGAAAGTTCTTGTTTCAAGTATTGTAACGTGATCTGCCTGGTCCTGGATGTATACTTTTTTTGAAAGACCCTGGATGTATACTCCTTCTCATGATGTTTTATCTAATTAATTCTGCCAGACAGGTGAGATATCCATGTATGGATACCTTCATATATATGCTTGTTATGTTAAGTTAATGAAATGCAGCTGCCCAAGTTGCTGAATTTATGAATTTCGGTGTTCAAATAATCTATGTGTCGAGTAGCATCTTTTGTGTTTCAGAATGATAACAATCTTAAATGTGCTGCCTTCCTTTTTCGTGGTATCAATATTATTGTTTCCTCGGTCATGTATCTGTTTATTTATGCCGAATGAATAAATGTATCTTCTATATGTTGCAAATAATGCATGCAATAACAAGTTTCAAACTGAAGGCTTACATTAACATAAAATGCTTCCTTGTTTATTTTTGAAGGATAAGAGGACCGGTTCTGTATTCATGAAATATCTAGTTTCCAAACAGAGTTTCCTCATGTATGCTACTTAACAGGGACTTAAACTTTTGCGGCAGGACATTTTAATTCAGCCCGAGCAGAACTTTTTATACCTATACTTAATTAGGCACTGAGCAGAGCTGCAGGAGATGACTGTTACTTCTTTTTTTTGTGCTACTATTACATCAAGTAGATGCCTCGGTTCCAACTTAAAATGGAACCGAGTGTAAAAGCTCAAGCATGTGATACAGATAGCAACATTGCTCAAGGCTACTGCTCCAAGCCTCTGACACACA is part of the Panicum hallii strain FIL2 chromosome 2, PHallii_v3.1, whole genome shotgun sequence genome and encodes:
- the LOC112880218 gene encoding uncharacterized protein LOC112880218; protein product: MEARRRQLRGDDAEVVLAAPPLRRRAWFAVSTARREIHGDPLHRTALPPTLQGFFHGRGVAYGDDVPRQEFGQFSSLLRTPAAPAIDPSFSFLTKVLPWTDHIFLLDSRNGLLLFGHLAPDADDTPPELGYIVCNPATEQWVAVPGCGCVDDDLSFIMLTTHVSLLFDPARSSHFHLVLFWDDLDIDGTTLTTVHTYSSRAGVWSHSEGDDWSEEERQGPLEGWRRRDMLTDSSSLCGSSRALVDGMLYLILGRNRILRVDAQGKTRRIVTSPSVHADSETHVLFVGQSQGLLHCIVEEGVPSLLASDDPRKRWSYGLSVWVLQGPDTQQWTFKHRMSNLQLFGNRSYRNMLDYHVVTMHPDCNLIFFVQHRDAQIVSYDIDRQEVRALQSLRHDFGPITLFNRITLTPYVPYLSELFLGIIGAHKQAVEVLL